One Ethanoligenens harbinense YUAN-3 genomic window carries:
- a CDS encoding type II toxin-antitoxin system RelE/ParE family toxin has translation MEADNKKYKVIVSDGATQMLVTHARFLAKVSEKAANDLIAEFTEKATSLESFPGRNPWADDPNLPERKYRKLPLGKWLLMLYQVRSDSVYIDYVVDCRQDYGWLK, from the coding sequence ATGGAAGCCGACAATAAAAAATACAAGGTGATCGTATCAGACGGCGCGACACAGATGCTCGTCACGCATGCGCGTTTTTTGGCAAAAGTCAGCGAAAAAGCAGCTAACGACCTGATTGCCGAATTTACTGAAAAAGCAACATCCCTCGAATCTTTTCCCGGACGTAATCCCTGGGCAGATGATCCGAATCTGCCGGAAAGGAAATATCGGAAGCTCCCATTGGGAAAATGGCTGCTGATGCTTTATCAAGTCCGGTCGGATTCCGTTTACATTGATTATGTGGTGGATTGCAGGCAGGATTATGGTTGGT
- a CDS encoding type II toxin-antitoxin system Phd/YefM family antitoxin, giving the protein MTIKPSAAIRKNYNEIAELCKTSGEPIYLTRNGEGDLVVMDIETFARRESMLRLRERLVEAEESRLNGNAGHSIKDVAALMQKAVQETLHGSRQ; this is encoded by the coding sequence ATGACGATCAAGCCATCGGCGGCAATTCGTAAAAATTACAATGAAATTGCGGAACTCTGCAAAACTTCCGGCGAACCGATCTACCTGACCCGAAACGGGGAAGGCGATCTCGTCGTGATGGACATTGAGACGTTTGCCAGACGGGAAAGCATGCTCCGCCTACGGGAGCGCCTTGTGGAAGCCGAAGAAAGCCGACTGAATGGCAATGCGGGCCATTCTATCAAGGATGTTGCCGCTTTGATGCAAAAAGCCGTTCAGGAGACATTGCATGGAAGCCGACAATAA